Proteins encoded within one genomic window of Solea senegalensis isolate Sse05_10M unplaced genomic scaffold, IFAPA_SoseM_1 scf7180000017765, whole genome shotgun sequence:
- the LOC122764914 gene encoding NADH-ubiquinone oxidoreductase chain 5-like codes for MVITFFMFFMVIMVLMFFMFFMFFMVFMILTVFMVIMFFKVFMVIMVIMFFMILMVFMVIMFFMILMVFMVIMVIMVFMVIMVIMFFMFFMVIMVFMVIMFFMILMVFMVIMFFMVFMVIMVFMFFMVFMVIMFLMVFMFFMILMVFMVIMVFMILMVFMVIMFFMVIMVFMFFMVFMVIMFLMVFMFFMVFMFFMFFMVFMVIMFFMVIMFFMVIMFFMVFMVIMVIMVFMVFILLLMNNLC; via the exons ATGGTCATCacattcttcatgttcttcatggtCATCATGGtcctcatgttcttcatgttcttcatgttcttcatggtCTTCATGATCCTCACGGTATTCATGGTTATCATGTTCTTCAAGGTATTCATGGTCATCATGGTCATCATGTTCTTCATGATCCTCATGGTCTTCATGGTCATCATGTTCTTCATGATCCTCATGGTCTTCATGGTTATCATGGTTATCATGGTCTTCATGGTCATCATGGtcatcatgttcttcatgttcttcatggtCATCATGGTCTTCATGGTCATCATGTTCTTCATGATCCTCATGGTCTTCATGGTTATCATGTTCTTCATGGTATTCATGGTCATCATGGTCTTTATGTTCTTCATGGTCTTCATGGTCATCATGTTCTTGATggtcttcatgttcttcatgatCCTCATGGTCTTCATGGTTATCATGGTCTTCATG ATCCTCATGGTCTTCATGGTTATCATGTTCTTCATGGTCATCATGGTCTTTATGTTCTTCATGGTCTTCATGGTCATCATGTTCTTGATggtcttcatgttcttcatggtcttcatgttcttcatgttcttcatggtATTCATGGTCATCATGTTCTTCATGGTCATCATGTTCTTCATGGTCATCATGTTCTTCATGGTCTTCATGGTCATCATGGTCATCATGGTCTTCATGGTCTTCATCCTCCTGCTGATGAATAATCTCTGCTGA
- the LOC122764915 gene encoding ADP-ribosylation factor-like protein 4C yields MGNSFSNISSFQSLHIVMLGLDSAGKTTVLYRLKFNEFVNTVPTIGFNTEKIRLSNGAARGISCHFWDVGGQEKLRPLWKSYSRCTDGIIYVVDSVDVDRLEEARTELHKVTKFAENQGTPLLVIANKQDLPKSLPVPDIEKQLALHELGPGTSYHVQPACAIIGEGLPEGMDKLHEMILRRRRSLKQKKKQQQQQQQQQQQQR; encoded by the coding sequence ATGGGGAACAGCTTCTCCAACATCTCCAGCTTCCAGTCCCTGCACATCGTCATGCTGGGTCTGGACTCGGCGGGGAAGACCACGGTTCTGTACCGGCTCAAGTTCAACGAATTCGTCAACACGGTTCCGACGATCGGCTTCAACACGGAGAAGATCCGCCTGAGCAACGGCGCGGCCCGAGGCATCAGCTGCCACTTCTGGGACGTGGGCGGTCAGGAGAAGCTGCGGCCGCTGTGGAAGTCCTACAGCCGCTGCACCGACGGCATCATCTACGTGGTGGACTCTGTGGACGTGGACCGGCTGGAGGAGGCCAGGACCGAGTTGCACAAGGTCACCAAGTTCGCGGAGAACCAGGGGACGCCGTTGCTGGTCATCGCCAACAAACAGGACCTGCCCAAGTCTCTGCCGGTGCCGGACATCGAGAAGCAGCTGGCCCTGCACGAGCTCGGCCCCGGCACCAGCTACCACGTCCAGCCGGCCTGCGCCATCATCGGGGAGGGGCTTCCTGAGGGCATGGACAAGCTGCACGAGATGATCCTGCGGAGGAGGCGGTCcctgaagcagaagaagaagcagcagcagcagcagcagcagcagcagcagcagcagcggtga
- the LOC122764927 gene encoding SH3 domain-binding protein 4: MAAHRIRATANNNNVSLPRCRSEGTLIDLGEGVSEATLTEVKVPSPSTLRLDATASFGAAREVIAIKDYCPSSFTTLKFSKGDRLYVLDSSGSEWWYAHNNTEMGYIPAAYVQPINFRDSSLSDSGMIDTVGDCNEEAAKELDLLGEWAGVILKPTSYQNGNPFAGTHTSTNPFLNGVPQSSLDQNSNEKPVDLLLFDSLTPAASDSASSSADINGFSSSAYNLNPLSPLDGVGQTLRRDNPFFRSKRSYSLSELSILQAQSDTPQVSSGFFGGLKAPAPEQFQSREDFRTAWLTHRKLARSCHDLDSLGQSPGWGQTQPVETNIVCRLDGSGGAVQLPDTNISIHVPEGHVGPGDTQQISLKALLDPPLELNNDRCTTVSPVVEIKLSNMETKTTVTLEMKVSVVVKTENRATSEVLCVRSDCKEGPYTPVPQAYMYGDTVQVCLDNLEPCMYVCVVAQSQSHSVSPQSTVWEQVVKKITLGVYGPKHIHPSFKTVVAIFGHECAPKTLLVNEVGKQAQAAPPVALQLWGKYQFVLSRPQDLRVGVYSNMANYEVKINEQARVVRGFQVKLGKVSRLVYVISSRNSEDISDFTLRIQVKDDQDCILAQFCVQTPTPPPKSGPKTSVQRRFLKKKEVGKIVLSPLAVATKYPVFQDRRINNLKFGKLIKTVIRQTKNQYLLEYRKGDFVALLSEEKIKLKGQLWTKEWYIGCYQGRMGLVHAKNVLVVGKVKPIYFSGPELTTSVLLEQILKPCKFLTYIYASVRTILMENIGDWRAFADALGYVNLPLTHFCRAELDSEPERVASVLEKLKEDCNNAESKERKSFQKELLTALLKMDCQGLVARLVLDFVLLTTAVELAGRWREVAEKLAKVSRLQMDAYEAPHRDKNGVVDSEAMWKPAYDFLVTWAAQIGDSYRDVIQELHMGLDRMKNPITKRWKHLTGTLILVNCLDALRSSAFSPASQDDCAI, translated from the exons ATGGCCGCCCATCGAATCCGGGCCAccgccaacaacaacaacgtctcTCTGCCTCGCTGCAGGTCCGAGGGAACGCTCATCGACCTCGGCGAGGGCGTGTCGGAGGCCACGCTCAccgaggtcaaag tgCCTTCTCCCAGTACCTTACGACTCGACGCCACAGCCTCATTTGGAGCCGCCAGGGAAGTCATCGCCATCAAGGACTACTGTCCGTCCAGCTTCACCACGCTGAAGTTCTCCAAAGGCGACCGCCTCTACGTTCTGGACTCGTCAGGCTCCGAGTGGTGGTACGCCCACAACAACACGGAGATGGGCTACATCCCCGCGGCGTACGTTCAGCCCATCAACTTCAGAGACTCGTCCCTCAGTGACAGCGGGATGATCGATACAGTCGGAGATTGCAACGAGGAGGCGGCCAAAGAACTGGATCTTTTAGGGGAGTGGGCTGGAGTGATCCTGAAACCAACTTCCTACCAAAATGGAAACCCCTTTGCAGGAACCCATACCTCGACAAACCCTTTCCTGAACGGTGTTCCTCAGAGCTCACTCGATCAGAACAGTAATGAGAAACCGGTCGACCTCCTCCTGTTTGACTCGCTCACTCCAGCAGCGTCCGACTCTGCCAGCAGCTCTGCCGACATCAACGGCTTCAGCAGTAGCGCTTATAACCTGAACCCTCTCAGTCCCTTGGACGGCGTGGGTCAAACATTGCGCAGGGACAACCCCTTTTTCAGAAGCAAGCGGTCCTACAGTCTGTCGGAGTTGTCCATCCTGCAGGCTCAGTCCGACACCCCTCAGGTCTCTTCCGGTTTCTTTGGAGGCCTGAAAGCGCCAGCGCCAGAGCAGTTCCAGAGCAGGGAGGACTTCAGGACAGCATGGCTCACTCACCGCAAGCTGGCTAGGTCCTGCCATGACTTGGACTCCTTGGGTCAGAGTCCAGGCTGGGGCCAGACGCAGCCGGTGGAGACCAACATCGTCTGTCGTCTGGACGGCTCAGGGGGAGCCGTCCAGCTCCCAGACACTAACATCAGCATCCACGTCCCCGAGGGCCACGTGGGTccaggagacacacagcagaTCTCTCTCAAAGCTCTGCTCGACCCACCGCTGGAGCTGAACAATGACCGCTGCACCACCGTCAGCCCCGTGGTGGAGATCAAGCTCAGCaacatggagactaaaaccacGGTTACCCTGGAGATGAAAGTTTCTGTGGTGGTGAAAACAGAGAACAGAGCGACATCAGAGGTGTTGTGTGTCAGGAGCGACTGTAAGGAAGGTCCGTACACTCCCGTTCCTCAGGCCTACATGTACGGGGACACAGTCCAGGTGTGTCTGGACAACCTGGAGCCCTGCATGTACGTGTGCGTCGTGGCTCAGTCCCAGTCCCATTCTGTTTCTCCACAGTCCACTGTTTGGGAGCAGGTGGTGAAGAAGATAACTTTAGGAGTGTATGGTCCGAAACATATTCACCCATCCTTCAAGACCGTGGTCGCCATATTTGGTCACGAATGTGCTCCAAAGACACTGTTGGTGAATGAGGTTGGTAAACAGGCGCAGGCAGCTCCACCGGTGGCTCTGCAGCTCTGGGGCAAATACCAGTTTGTCTTGTCCAGACCGCAGGACCTTCGGGTTGGCGTTTACTCCAACATGGCCAACTATGAGGTCAAGATTAATGAGCAGGCCAGAGTGGTGCGGGGCTTCCAGGTTAAACTCGGCAAAGTCAGCAGGCTCGTCTACGTCATCTCCTCACGCAACTCGGAAGACATTTCAGATTTCACCTTAAGGATCCAGGTCAAAGACGACCAGGACTGCATCCTGGCTCAGTTTTGTGTCCAGACGCCAACACCGCCGCCCAAATCCGGTCCAAAGACATCGGTGCAGCGGCGCTtcctgaagaagaaggaagtTGGTAAGATAgtcctctctcctctcgctGTCGCCACTAAGTACCCTGTTTTCCAGGACAGGAGGATTAACAACCTGAAGTTTGGAAAACTGATAAAAACTGTGATCCGGCAAACAAAAAACCAGTACCTGCTCGAGTACAGAAAAGGAGACTTTGTAGCTCTGCTGAGCGAAGAGAAGATCAAGCTGAAGGGACAGCTGTGGACAAAGGAATGGTACATTGGATGTTACCAGGGCCGAATGGGACTCGTCCACGCTAAGAACGTGCTAGTGGTCGGTAAGGTCAAACCCATTTACTTCAGTGGGCCGGAACTCACCACTTCAGTGTTGCTGGAGCAAATACTGAAGCCCTGTAAGTTCCTGACGTACATCTACGCCTCCGTGAGAACGATACTGATGGAGAACATCGGTGACTGGCGAGCGTTCGCAGACGCCCTCGGATACGTCAACCTGCCGCTGACGCACTTCTGTCGCGCGGAGCTGGACAGTGAACCGGAGAGGGTGGCGTCGGTGCTGGAGAAGCTCAAAGAGGACTGCAACAACGCCGAGAGCAAGGAGCGCAAATCCTTCCAGAAGGAACTCCTGACG GCTCTGTTAAAGATGGACTGTCAGGGTCTGGTGGCGCGCTTGGTCCTGGACTTTGTTCTCCTGACCACAGCGGTGGAGCTAGCCGGACGCTGGAGGGAAGTCGCAGAGAAACTCGCCAAGGTCTCGCGTCTCCAGATGGACGCGTACGAGGCACCGCATCGGGACAAGAACGGGGTCGTGGACAGCGAG GCCATGTGGAAGCCGGCGTACGACTTCCTGGTCACGTGGGCGGCGCAGATCGGTGACAGTTACCGTGACGTGATCCAGGAGCTGCACATGGGTCTAGACAGGATGAAGAACCCTATCACCAAACGCTGGAAGCACCTGACGGGGACACTCATCCTCGTCAACTGCCTGGACGCCCTGCGGAGCTCCGCCTTCAGCCCCGCCTCTCAGGACGACTGCGCCATCTGA